A genomic window from Atribacterota bacterium includes:
- a CDS encoding nitroreductase family protein — protein MNESKEYILERMKERKSIRDYTDQKVSEEDLKLILECARFAPSGENAQPWRFIVVRDEKSKEFLAQISKNGSGRRFTGEFLGKQMQARFAGLEDEEKKKKIFKKLTSGNVSAFVNQADLILIVCGKKDVWDTPYDCSAAIENILLAVSDLKLGCCWVIACVIDVRDEMKIKEYFNIPDDIKIISIFPIGYPARIPNVRPRIPLEKLVYRERYGDFYYPSREGEQ, from the coding sequence TTGAACGAATCTAAGGAATATATTTTGGAGAGAATGAAGGAAAGAAAGAGTATCAGAGATTATACTGATCAAAAGGTATCCGAAGAGGACCTAAAGCTTATCTTAGAATGTGCGAGATTTGCTCCTTCTGGAGAGAATGCCCAACCCTGGAGATTTATTGTAGTTAGAGATGAGAAGAGCAAAGAGTTTCTGGCTCAGATTTCCAAAAATGGTAGCGGTAGGCGGTTCACCGGGGAATTTTTAGGTAAGCAGATGCAAGCAAGGTTTGCCGGATTAGAAGATGAAGAGAAAAAGAAAAAAATATTTAAGAAACTTACTTCTGGTAATGTATCGGCCTTTGTTAATCAGGCAGATTTAATCTTAATAGTCTGTGGGAAAAAAGATGTTTGGGATACTCCTTATGATTGTTCTGCAGCGATTGAAAATATTTTACTGGCAGTAAGCGATTTAAAGTTAGGTTGTTGTTGGGTTATTGCCTGCGTTATTGATGTACGTGATGAAATGAAGATTAAGGAATACTTTAATATTCCAGATGATATAAAGATAATAAGCATTTTCCCCATTGGTTATCCGGCTAGAATTCCTAATGTTCGACCAAGAATTCCACTGGAAAAATTAGTATATAGAGAAAGATACGGAGATTTTTATTACCCATCAAGGGAGGGCGAGCAATGA